The following are from one region of the Syngnathus acus chromosome 10, fSynAcu1.2, whole genome shotgun sequence genome:
- the si:dkeyp-115e12.6 gene encoding centromere protein F, with protein sequence MSWAEEDWTAGLSGRVLQKVKELQAHQERLSRENKQKQLQLDNIHLSHDKQTVKYEEMRGELHAVRRELQSVREEAQVALNGEQRLTQELQTKQAQVCFLEGQLDAARTVNNKLTQQIKRLEAELEKLQNGSRSTDSTPFATPCWSASSPWEHHGSRKDERMVQNEEMQSSPYICRLQFPDTPSTSLPRLHKTTPRSHPSDPFSTPLAAFPWERDDPRPAARRASPSSPQTPVADHQSKREVPEREKDLSTQADMSLSQMRHHASSLEQELSEKTETLKSLQDEVALGKKKMAATELSLQRAHNELSGAHTRIAQETERASGVEQRLKQLQEELKCQRQNADSSRLQHQQRTKELDKQHQRDLLELQKEKQCMEKQHQQEVNKLNQELQQARTLHNALQAQADKLSQQKQTLEKELESLKEKVKFTEAQLQESQKKETQIQAKLKEVMLDAECVAVSLEQSKKRERALEEEAGRLAEEKVDALRLLKELQEQKASPLPDCTPLVLACAIGQNSSSQPSSRHTRSSAYTKRPATLRAEPSGVKQEEEVQQRAEISVSYPPDREPGEGIDSEHIIADTECSCRGVNYEEKESSSSSNAPAEGKKDTIVRETLKSEQTVCTDNLQRENASLRSELGDMREALQKQLDDLEVQRCAEVETRTRLKQLSRKHASQGAEREEQDKQWKAQLEREKSENDRLRKTLAALEEREERDGTTQAREDREAEMMQLNLQLKQQLGEVKVQLALEREGRERDNKELTQIAAAEREANKQLIVRQDELTAQLAELKSGKDEESLCDAKVVASSPLTYMTLLSDGFDSNNSVSDNQVPSPEQYAHFCQSTNQLNTPPSQNTTMAPQLSELSHEGQTGQIELEDTSSDHLRKDESESSDLTEEIERLRQENAQETERAKQLQFKLTALQNQLTSQTKQLTLGFEKQSQYISGLLTELQEKDGALLSQGEELRRCIQELDALKDEGMGRKVGKISTVENCILTHTSNLVAKKDALPTALSVSHDITSEKGQSHDEIINHLQTQVVALQKELEELTEVARQQAEELSIWKLASQPSSALDHVLPSRYETPTQRSVKDHSAALVIREDEVLLSCVSNRLQGRMLCNSVHQNNMQVMSILQAPADMNTPSDKDTQLSGPNRSPHKFSDQETGQDHVSKVPAQTSDGSWTASKHLSPSTNCSATSVSTQTEHLRSGATEELPERHCAHTQTVTEKKDSDDVSPHQPQAAPSAGRETGDKILFSTSFPIPADPVRLAERIRRNRMQLSAAFDDTEYEPYGLPEVVMKGFADIPTGASCPYIVRRGLLGTAVVPVNQKEAIPEDETD encoded by the exons ATGAGCTGGGCCGAGGAGGACTGGACGGCAGGCCTGTCGGGACGGGTTCTGCAAAAGGTGAAGGAGCTGCAGGCCCACCAGGAGCGGCTGTCCAGAGAGAACAAGCAGAAACAGCTGCAACTGGACAACATCCACCTTAGCCATGACAAACAAACTGTTAAG TACGAGGAGATGCGTGGGGAGCTCCACGCGGTGCGCAGGGAGCTCCAGAGTGTCCGGGAGGAAGCCCAAGTGGCCTTGAACGGAGAGCAACGCCTCACCCAGGAGCTTCAGACCAAGCAAGCCCAAGTCTGCTTTTTGGAGGGGCAGCTGGATGCCGCCCGGACCGTTAACAACAAACTCACCCAGCAAATTAAAAG ACTGGAGGCAGAACTAGAGAAGCTGCAGAATGGCAGTAGGTCAACGGACAGCACCCCTTTCGCCACGCCCTGCTGGAGTGCAAGCTCGCCATGGGAACACCACG GGAGCCGCAAGGACGAGAGGATGGTGCAGAATGAGGAAATGCAGAGCTCCCCATACATTTGT CGGCTCCAGTTCCCTGACACCCCGTCTACTTCGTTGCCGCGGCTACACAAGACCACACCACGCAGCCACCCATCCGACCCTTTTTCCACTCCCTTGGCTGCGTTTCCGTGGGAGCGGGACGACCCCAGGCCAGCGGCCAGGCGAGCATCTCCGTCATCTCCCCAGACGCCAGTTGCTGACCACCAGTCAAAGCGGGAGGTGCCTGAGAGGGAGAAAGACCTCAGTACACAAGCAGACA TGTCTTTGTCACAAATGAGACATCATGCATCGTCTCTGGAGCAAGAGCTGAGCGAAAAGACGGAGACGTTGAAATCACTTCAGGATGAAGTGGCGCTGGGCAAGAAAAAGATGGCCGCCACCGAGCTCAGCCTGCAGAGAGCGCACAACGAACTCAGCGGTGCACACACGAGAATTGCTCAGGAGACCGAACGG GCGTCGGGAGTTGAGCAGAGGCTCAAGCAGCTTCAAGAGGAGCTCAAGTGTCAGCGGCAGAATGCTGATAGCAGCCGACTGCAGCACCAACAGCGCACCAAGGAGCTGGACAAGCAACATCAAAGG GACCTTCTGGAGCTTCAGAAGGAGAAACAGTGTATGGAGAAACAGCATCAACAGGAAGTGAATAAACTCAACCAAGAGCTGCAGCAGGCCAGGACGCTTCACAACGCCCTGCAGGCCCAAGCTGACAAG CTGTCTCAGCAGAAACAAACCCTGGAGAAAGAGTTGGAGTCTCTAAAGGAGAAAGTCAAATTCACAGAGGCACAGCTGCAGGAGAGTCAGAAAAAAGAGACACAAATACAAGCAAAACTGAAG GAGGTGATGCTTGATGCTGAGTGTGTAGCAGTGAGTCTGGAGCAGAGCAagaagagagagcgagcgctGGAGGAAGAGGCGGGCAGGCTGGCGGAGGAGAAAGTGGATGCCCTTCGCCTTCTCAAAGAACTACAAG AACAAAAAGCTTCACCCCTCCCAGATTGCACACCGCTTGTCCTGGCTTGTGCCATTGGACAGAACTCCTCATCCCAACCCTCCTCTCGTCACACTCGGTCGTCCGCGTACACCAAAAGGCCTGCCACCCTCCGAGCTGAGCCGAGTGGAGTGAAACAAGAGGAAGAGGTCCAGCAAAGGGCAGAGATTTCCGTTTCGTACCCGCCAGACCGAGAGCCCGGAGAAGGCATTGATTCTGAGCACATCATTGCAGACACCGAATGTTCCTGTCGAGGAGTAAACTATGAGGAGAAGGAGTCCTCTTCATCTAGCAATGCCCCCGCCGAGGGGAAGAAAGACACAATCGTTCGCGAAACTCTGAAGTCTGAACAAACGGTTTGCACGGACAACCTCCAGAGGGAGAACGCCTCGCTGCGTTCGGAGCTGGGCGACATGCGCGAAGCGCTCCAGAAGCAATTGGACGACCTTGAAGTTCAGCGGTGTGCCGAAGTGGAGACCAGGACGCGTTTGAAACAGCTTAGCCGTAAACACGCCAGCCAGGGTGCCGAGAGGGAGGAGCAGGACAAGCAATGGAAGGCTCAGTTGGAGAGGGAGAAGAGCGAGAATGATAGGTTGAGGAAGACTTTGGCGGCTTTGGAGGAAAGAGAGGAACGAGACGGGACGACGCAGGCACGAGAGGACCGAGAGGCGGAAATGATGCAGCTTAACCTCCAGCTGAAGCAGCAGCTTGGGGAAGTGAAAGTCCAACTGGCTTTAGAACGAGAAGGGCGAGAGCGAGACAACAAGGAGCTAACTCAAATCGCTGCCGCTGAGAgagaagcaaacaaacaactcATTGTCAGACAGGATGAACTTACAGCTCAGCTTGCTGAGCTGAAGAGCGGCAAAGATGAAGAATCTCTATGTGATGCGAAAGTGGTAGCCAGCAGCCCACTGACTTACATGACTCTCCTCAGTGACGGATTCGACTCCAACAACAGCGTCTCGGATAACCAAGTGCCATCACCGGAGCAGTACGCCCACTTCTGCCAATCGACCAATCAGCTCAACACGCCGCCCTCCCAGAACACAACAATGGCGCCGCAACTCTCAGAGCTGTCACATGAGGGACAAACTGGGCAAATTGAGTTGGAAGACACCTCTTCAGATCATCTCCGCAAGGACGAGTCAGAGTCCTCCGACCTCACAGAGGAGATTGAACGACTGAGGCAAGAAAATGCACAGGAGACGGAACGTGCTAAGCAGCTACAATTTAAACTGACTGCCCTTCAAAACCAG CTGACCAGTCAGACCAAGCAGCTGACCTTGGGCTTCGAGAAGCAGAGCCAGTACATCTCAGGACTTCTCACTGAACTACAGGAGAAGGACGGCGCCCTCCTCAGCCAGGGGGAAGAACTGCGACGCTGCATTCAAGAACTGGACGCACTCAAGGATGAGGGAATGGGAAGAAAAGTGGGAAAAATTTCCACGGTGGAGAATTGcatcctcacacacacaagcaactTGGTCGCAAAGAAAGACGCCCTGCCGACTGCGCTCAGTGTGTCGCATGACATCACCTCAGAGAAAGGACAAAGTCATGATGAGATCATCAACCATCTGCAGACACAG GTGGTGGCGCTGCAGAAGGAGCTAGAGGAACTCACCGAGGTAGCCCGGCAGCAGGCTGAGGAGTTGTCCATTTGGAAGTTGGCTTCTCAACCCTCTTCCGCGTTGGATCATGTCCTTCCCAGCCGATATGAAACGCCAACACAGCGCAGCGTCAAGGACCATAGTGCAGCGTTGGTCATCAGAGAGGATGAGGTGTTGCTCTCTTGCGTCTCCAACAGGCTGCAAGGTCGCATGCTCTGCAACAG CGTGCACCAGAACAACATGCAAGTGATGAGCATCCTGCAGGCCCCAGCTGACATGAACACG CCGTCAGATAAGGACACCCAGCTGTCAGGACCAAATCGGAGCCCACACAAGTTTTCCGACCAAGAAACGGGCCAGGACCACGTCAGCAAAGTTCCCGCACAAACTTCAGATGGCAGCTGGACGGCGAGCAAACACTTGAGCCCAAGCACCAACTGCTCGGCCACAAGTGTCAGCACTCAAACTGAGCATCTGCGCTCGGGTGCCACCGAGGAGCTACCTGAGCGCCactgcgcgcacacgcagaCCGTCACTGAGAAAAAAGATTCAGATGACGTTTCACCCCACCAACCACAAGCCGCGCCATCTGCAGGCCGAGAGACGGGAGACAAAATCCTCTTTTCCACTTCCTTCCCCATCCCGGCCGACCCAGTGCGTCTGGCCGAACGGATACGACGAAACAGGATGCAGCTGTCTGCCGCTTTTGACGACACCGAATATGAACCCTACGGTCTCCCGGAAGTTGTCATGAAAG GTTTTGCAGATATCCCCACTGGGGCCTCGTGCCCCTACATTGTGAGGCGGGGCTTGTTagggaccgctgttgtgcccGTCAATCAGAAGGAGGCCATCCCGGAGGACGAGACGGATTGA